Proteins encoded by one window of Sphingosinicella sp. BN140058:
- a CDS encoding response regulator produces the protein MLMQVTAAVEEKTRILIVDDDPALRSLVGEFLRGHGYAVFEAEGGVSMRQILEEQEVDVVVLDVMMPGEDGLSIARSLSSRREIGIIMVSALGSETDRIIGLEVGADDYLPKPVSPRELLARIRAVLRRQQPHEEVDDSGSVYTFEGWTFDVVRRVLRDPKNVIISLSEGEFSLLRVLVERPQRVLTRDQLLEYARGRDSDAFDRAIDTQVSRLRRKLGTRTETELVRTVRSEGYMFLPRVSRK, from the coding sequence ATGCTGATGCAAGTGACCGCCGCCGTGGAAGAAAAGACCCGTATCCTGATCGTCGACGACGATCCTGCGCTCCGGAGCCTCGTCGGAGAGTTTCTCCGCGGGCACGGCTATGCCGTGTTCGAGGCCGAAGGCGGCGTCTCGATGCGACAGATCCTGGAGGAGCAGGAGGTCGACGTCGTCGTGCTCGACGTGATGATGCCCGGCGAGGACGGGTTGTCGATCGCGCGGTCGCTGTCGAGCCGCCGCGAGATCGGGATCATAATGGTCTCGGCGCTCGGCAGCGAGACCGATCGGATCATCGGGCTGGAAGTCGGCGCTGACGATTACCTGCCGAAGCCGGTCTCCCCGCGCGAATTGCTCGCCCGGATTCGCGCGGTGCTGCGCCGCCAGCAGCCGCATGAGGAGGTGGACGACAGCGGCAGCGTCTACACCTTCGAGGGCTGGACGTTCGACGTCGTGCGGCGGGTGCTGCGCGATCCCAAGAACGTGATCATCAGCCTGTCGGAAGGCGAATTCTCGCTGCTGCGGGTGCTCGTCGAGCGGCCGCAACGGGTGCTGACCCGCGATCAATTGCTCGAATATGCCCGCGGCCGCGACAGCGACGCGTTCGACCGCGCCATCGATACTCAGGTCAGCCGGCTCCGTCGCAAGCTCGGCACCCGCACCGAGACAGAGCTGGTCCGCACGGTGCGCAGCGAGGGCTATATGTTCCTGCCGCGGGTTTCCCGGAAGTGA
- a CDS encoding SDR family oxidoreductase, protein MSQPKLAIVTGASTGIGLELAKLAAQDGYDLVIAADTPLVDASSALSGYGVQVQNVEADLSTFEGVDRLLAATGGRQVDALFANAGHGLGHAFLDQDPADWRHVVDTNITGTVYLIQKVAKEMVARDDGRILITGSIAGHIAGAFQAVYNGTKAFIDSFSDALVNELKDTNVTITCLKPGATETEFFERAGMEDTKVGQAKKDDPADVAKTGYEALMKGDRSVIYGLKNKLQVAGASVLGGGVSAQMHRAQAEPGSGED, encoded by the coding sequence ATGAGCCAGCCTAAGCTCGCCATCGTCACCGGCGCCTCGACCGGCATCGGCCTCGAACTCGCCAAGCTCGCCGCCCAAGACGGCTACGATCTCGTGATCGCCGCCGACACGCCTCTGGTCGACGCCTCGTCGGCGCTTTCCGGCTACGGCGTCCAGGTGCAGAATGTCGAAGCGGATCTGTCGACCTTCGAAGGCGTCGACCGCCTGCTCGCCGCCACCGGTGGCCGCCAAGTCGACGCCTTGTTCGCCAATGCCGGCCACGGCCTCGGCCATGCCTTCCTCGATCAGGATCCCGCCGATTGGCGCCACGTTGTCGACACCAACATCACCGGCACTGTCTATCTGATCCAGAAAGTCGCCAAAGAGATGGTGGCGAGGGATGACGGTCGTATCCTGATCACCGGATCGATCGCCGGTCACATCGCCGGCGCCTTCCAGGCCGTCTACAACGGCACCAAGGCGTTCATCGACAGCTTCTCCGATGCGCTCGTAAACGAGCTCAAGGACACCAACGTCACCATCACCTGCCTGAAGCCGGGCGCGACCGAGACTGAATTCTTCGAGCGGGCCGGCATGGAGGACACCAAGGTCGGCCAAGCCAAGAAGGACGATCCCGCGGACGTCGCCAAGACCGGCTACGAGGCGCTGATGAAGGGAGACCGTAGCGTCATCTACGGGCTCAAGAACAAGCTCCAGGTTGCCGGTGCGAGCGTGCTCGGCGGCGGCGTCTCCGCGCAGATGCATCGCGCGCAGGCGGAGCCGGGCAGCGGCGAAGACTGA
- a CDS encoding zinc-dependent alcohol dehydrogenase, protein MRALTWHGRHDVRVDTVPDPEIVHPRDVIIKITSTAICGSDLHLFDGYIPTMRAGDILGHENMGEVVEVGAKSPLKKGQRVVIPFTVSCGSCYFCGKQQFSACDNSNPATTSDMSETLYGYPMGGALGYAHLTGGYAGGQAEYLRVPYSDVGPVVIPDGMPDDQVLFLSDILPTGWMAAENAEIEPGDTVAVWGCGPVGLFAIQSAFLMGAHRVIAIDHFPRRLELAKGLGAEILHFREVNVREALFEMTGGIGPDACIDCVGMEAHGLGIDNILDTVKAHTFLGTDRPAAFRQAILSCRKGGRVSVPGVYGGMMDKFPIGAFMEKGLTMKTGQTHVQKYTAELLRMIEEGKIDTTFLVSHHASLEDGPDMYRHWHDHQDTYTKIILKPGLEKGAVQTQQEKIHEPA, encoded by the coding sequence ATGCGTGCACTCACCTGGCATGGGCGCCACGACGTCCGCGTCGACACCGTTCCCGACCCCGAGATCGTCCATCCGCGCGACGTGATCATCAAGATCACCTCCACGGCGATCTGCGGGTCGGACCTGCATCTGTTCGACGGCTACATCCCGACGATGCGGGCCGGCGACATTCTCGGCCATGAGAATATGGGCGAAGTGGTCGAAGTCGGCGCCAAGAGCCCGCTCAAGAAAGGTCAGCGGGTCGTGATCCCGTTCACAGTCAGCTGCGGCAGCTGCTATTTCTGCGGCAAGCAGCAATTTTCGGCCTGCGACAATTCCAATCCGGCGACCACGTCGGACATGTCGGAGACGCTCTACGGCTATCCGATGGGCGGCGCGCTCGGCTACGCGCATCTCACCGGCGGCTATGCCGGCGGCCAGGCCGAATATCTGCGGGTGCCCTATTCCGACGTCGGCCCGGTCGTCATCCCGGACGGGATGCCCGACGACCAGGTGCTGTTCCTCTCGGACATTCTGCCGACCGGCTGGATGGCCGCGGAAAATGCCGAGATCGAGCCCGGCGACACCGTTGCCGTGTGGGGCTGCGGCCCCGTCGGCCTGTTCGCGATCCAGTCCGCCTTCCTGATGGGCGCGCACCGGGTGATCGCGATCGATCATTTTCCGCGCCGGCTCGAACTCGCCAAGGGCCTCGGCGCCGAGATCCTGCACTTTCGCGAAGTGAACGTGCGCGAGGCCCTGTTCGAGATGACCGGCGGCATCGGCCCGGATGCCTGCATCGACTGCGTCGGCATGGAAGCCCACGGCCTCGGCATCGACAATATCCTCGACACGGTGAAGGCCCACACCTTCCTAGGCACGGATCGCCCGGCCGCGTTCCGGCAGGCGATCCTGTCGTGCCGCAAGGGCGGTCGCGTCTCCGTTCCCGGCGTCTATGGCGGGATGATGGACAAGTTCCCGATCGGCGCCTTCATGGAAAAGGGGCTGACGATGAAGACCGGTCAGACCCACGTCCAGAAATACACCGCCGAGCTGCTGCGCATGATCGAGGAAGGCAAAATCGACACCACCTTCCTCGTCTCGCACCACGCGAGCCTGGAGGATGGACCGGACATGTACCGCCACTGGCACGACCACCAGGACACCTACACCAAGATCATCTTGAAGCCCGGCCTGGAGAAAGGCGCGGTACAAACCCAGCAGGAGAAGATTCATGAGCCAGCCTAA
- a CDS encoding SRPBCC family protein, with the protein MTGFLLSGDEDERGDTLQRTLIGAAAMAAAAGVALYFGRKRSETAGEPLLSDAPASTLRGSRKPDPALIGRTVTINRNAQELYDFWRKFENLSQFMDNVRAVETLDNSRSRWTIAAPAGTEIEFVSRITEDQPGRVIAWESEEGATIRNAGRVEFIDAAPGRGTMVRATITYDPPAGTVGRAIAKVLQREPNVQARRDLRRFKQLMETGEVTSSASPSGRRSEEPTKQYL; encoded by the coding sequence TTGACGGGCTTTCTACTCAGCGGCGACGAGGACGAACGCGGCGACACCCTGCAGCGCACCTTGATTGGCGCCGCGGCGATGGCGGCCGCGGCCGGAGTCGCCCTCTATTTCGGGCGCAAGCGCAGCGAGACGGCGGGAGAACCGTTGCTCAGCGACGCGCCAGCATCCACCCTGCGCGGCAGCCGCAAACCCGATCCTGCCCTGATTGGGCGAACGGTGACGATCAACCGGAATGCGCAGGAACTTTACGATTTCTGGCGCAAGTTCGAGAATTTGAGTCAGTTCATGGACAATGTCCGGGCGGTCGAAACGCTCGACAACAGCCGGTCCCGCTGGACGATCGCTGCTCCGGCCGGAACCGAGATCGAGTTCGTCAGCCGGATCACCGAGGATCAACCCGGGCGGGTGATCGCCTGGGAATCGGAGGAAGGCGCAACGATCCGCAATGCCGGGCGGGTCGAGTTCATCGATGCCGCGCCCGGGCGCGGCACGATGGTTCGTGCGACGATCACCTACGACCCCCCGGCGGGCACCGTCGGGCGGGCGATCGCCAAGGTGCTGCAGCGCGAGCCGAACGTGCAGGCACGGCGCGACCTTCGCCGCTTCAAGCAATTGATGGAGACCGGTGAAGTCACCAGCTCCGCCAGTCCGTCAGGCCGCCGCTCGGAAGAGCCGACCAAGCAATATCTCTGA
- a CDS encoding oxygenase MpaB family protein, with the protein MHRDFTTMLVGGISGLLLQMLHPGALAGVWDHSEFRKDMSGRLRRTAEFISVTTYGSAADADAMIGRVRRIHDHVHGTLPDGTPYSANDPDLLTWVHVAGAASFLAAYLRYRNPGMRGADQDRYYAETAITAERLGAAELPRSRRAVALYLESVRPNLLFDHRTADVARAILGQPAPSLALVPYRELVTRASIDLLPPWAARMHGLSVPQHQRPAVRAGLRSVAAVTRWALESNAA; encoded by the coding sequence GTGCACCGGGATTTCACCACCATGCTGGTCGGCGGCATTTCCGGCCTTCTGCTGCAGATGCTGCATCCGGGCGCACTCGCCGGCGTTTGGGACCATTCCGAGTTTCGCAAGGATATGTCGGGCCGGCTGCGCCGCACGGCCGAGTTCATCTCGGTAACGACCTACGGCAGCGCCGCCGATGCCGATGCGATGATCGGCCGGGTGCGCCGGATCCACGATCATGTGCACGGCACTTTGCCGGACGGAACGCCTTATTCGGCGAACGATCCCGATCTGCTCACCTGGGTTCACGTGGCCGGTGCGGCGAGCTTCCTCGCGGCCTATCTGCGCTATCGCAATCCGGGCATGCGCGGCGCTGATCAGGATCGTTATTACGCCGAGACCGCGATCACCGCGGAGCGCCTCGGCGCCGCCGAACTCCCGCGCAGTCGCCGCGCCGTCGCGCTCTATCTGGAAAGCGTTCGGCCGAACCTGCTCTTCGATCACCGCACGGCCGATGTCGCCCGGGCTATTCTCGGCCAACCGGCGCCGTCGCTCGCCCTTGTCCCTTATCGCGAGCTGGTGACCCGCGCCAGCATCGACCTGCTTCCGCCCTGGGCTGCACGGATGCACGGATTGTCGGTGCCGCAGCACCAGCGGCCGGCGGTGCGTGCCGGCTTGCGCAGCGTCGCCGCGGTGACCCGCTGGGCGCTGGAGAGCAACGCGGCCTAG
- a CDS encoding NAD(P)/FAD-dependent oxidoreductase produces the protein MTDEYDVVIAGAGAAGIAAGLRLAGSGLSFLIVEAAARVGGRAWTVKRDGMPLDLGCGWLHSGDRNPWTRVAGRIGAAIDRTPPAWGRQYRDLGFPPDAQRAAGAAYEAFHSRLRDDPPASDRAADALDPASPWNPYIDALSGYMNGVGLAHLSVADFLAYERADTNVNWRLPGGYGALIARAARELPILLDTCVTGIDRQAARLRVSTPRGVLSTRAVIVALPTPILARGDVALALDDKLHAASCLPLGLANKLFLAVDEAGDLPADGHLLGTPHRAETGSYYLRPFGRPVIEAFYGGSGAAALEDDGGRAMTAFAAEELSALFGSDFPKRLRPLAASGWGSAPLSCGSYSHALPGHADARRALAAPVEDRLFFAGEACSRDDFSTAHGAHATGTRAAEQALAALGSPAAA, from the coding sequence GTGACGGACGAATATGACGTGGTGATCGCCGGGGCCGGCGCGGCCGGGATCGCCGCGGGCCTGCGGCTCGCCGGCAGCGGCCTCAGCTTCTTGATCGTCGAAGCCGCAGCCCGGGTGGGCGGCCGGGCCTGGACGGTCAAGCGCGACGGCATGCCGCTCGATCTCGGCTGCGGCTGGCTTCATTCGGGCGACCGCAATCCCTGGACGCGCGTGGCCGGGAGGATCGGCGCGGCGATCGACCGGACTCCGCCGGCATGGGGCCGCCAATATCGGGATCTCGGCTTTCCTCCCGACGCGCAGCGGGCGGCAGGCGCCGCTTACGAAGCCTTTCACAGCCGCCTGCGCGATGATCCGCCGGCGAGCGACCGCGCCGCCGATGCGCTGGACCCTGCATCGCCCTGGAACCCGTATATCGACGCACTGAGCGGCTACATGAACGGCGTCGGCCTGGCGCACCTCTCCGTCGCCGATTTCCTGGCTTACGAACGCGCCGACACCAACGTGAACTGGCGGCTGCCGGGCGGGTATGGCGCCTTGATCGCCCGGGCCGCGCGTGAGCTGCCGATCCTGCTCGACACCTGTGTCACCGGGATCGATCGGCAAGCGGCGCGGCTACGCGTCTCGACGCCGCGCGGCGTGCTTTCGACGCGGGCGGTGATCGTCGCGCTGCCGACGCCGATCCTCGCCCGCGGCGACGTCGCGCTCGCTCTCGACGACAAGCTTCACGCCGCATCGTGCCTTCCGCTCGGCCTCGCCAACAAGCTGTTCCTGGCCGTCGACGAAGCCGGGGACTTGCCGGCGGACGGCCACCTGCTCGGCACCCCGCATCGCGCGGAGACCGGCAGCTACTATTTGCGGCCGTTCGGCCGCCCGGTGATCGAGGCCTTCTATGGCGGCAGCGGTGCCGCAGCGCTCGAGGATGACGGCGGACGCGCGATGACGGCGTTTGCGGCGGAAGAATTGTCCGCCTTGTTCGGCAGCGACTTCCCGAAACGCCTCCGGCCGCTCGCCGCCTCCGGCTGGGGAAGCGCGCCGCTCTCCTGCGGCTCCTACAGTCACGCTTTGCCAGGACATGCCGACGCTCGCCGCGCCCTTGCTGCCCCTGTCGAGGACCGCCTGTTCTTTGCCGGCGAAGCCTGCTCGCGTGACGATTTCTCGACCGCCCACGGCGCTCATGCAACCGGCACGAGGGCGGCGGAACAGGCGCTCGCCGCCCTGGGCTCGCCTGCGGCAGCCTAG